A genomic segment from Microcella flavibacter encodes:
- a CDS encoding HU family DNA-binding protein, with translation MADKSLNRSELVAAVAAESGLSQADVNRVVDGLFSTLSSSLASGTKVSIPGWLSVERTARAARQGRNPQTGEAIQIAASNGVKISAGSKLKAAVK, from the coding sequence ATGGCTGACAAGTCCCTGAACCGTTCCGAGCTCGTCGCTGCCGTGGCCGCTGAGTCCGGCCTGAGCCAGGCCGACGTGAACCGCGTCGTCGACGGCCTGTTCTCGACCCTCTCGAGCTCGCTCGCGTCGGGCACCAAGGTCTCGATCCCGGGCTGGCTCTCGGTCGAGCGCACCGCTCGCGCCGCCCGCCAGGGCCGCAACCCGCAGACCGGCGAGGCCATCCAGATCGCCGCCTCGAACGGCGTCAAGATCTCGGCCGGCAGCAAGCTCAAGGCCGCTGTCAAGTAA